In a genomic window of Tachysurus vachellii isolate PV-2020 chromosome 13, HZAU_Pvac_v1, whole genome shotgun sequence:
- the si:ch211-203d1.3 gene encoding protein phosphatase Slingshot homolog 3 isoform X1 has product MALLTLRRTPSVSTSPDEPIARRGRLQKRESFAFVRGAVLLLEDGEREGPHDEATPSQFPNAQVVGGASYTKHSHLHAMISLLRPEDTVKLAVRLESVSPIRVRYLLIVSTVSHKQESLLLGMDFPSINSDYCTIGLVLPIWSDTQVYLDGDGGFSVTSAECTRIFKPVSIPTMWSVLQALHGCCERAVQGAVIPGCGLDWAQHYKQHVESDHQCVNEWKAMMGLESVRKNNKGHSTEREGVEREIKVQLRDIMRTVDLENITSKQVRSALEARIGLDMKNYKEYIDNEMMVTMAQMDKPSKILDYLYLGSEWNAANFEELQKNNVGYILNVTMEIDNFFPEAFTYMNIRVYDVESTDLLSYWNNTYRFINEARKCGQSVLVHCKMGVSRSASTVIAFLMKQQGWTLEEALNHVRERRPIVHPNDGFFRQLHTYSGILSASKQRHSALWKRKSRSDTLNNPPQEQEQKVETERQQGEDEQEEEEEEEEEEQSPEEDESSETDEDEERDVFVDSASMYEAAAATTPTTTTTTTTTNPVITVQDSDKVTPSPSRSGRMDLFSLMQSIQLDDEERLSDLENAAAQRKSPAQRRRSSHKRRALTHQRAHVDVSPEPSSQSQSRKQENPRLGAGEEQ; this is encoded by the exons ATGGCTTTACTGACCCTGCGCAGAACACCGTCTGTCTCCACCTCACCT gatgAACCCATTGCAAGAAGAGGGAGACTTCAGAAGAG GGAGAGTTTCGCCTTCGTCAGAGGTGCGGTGCTTTTACTAGAGgacggagagagggaggggCCACACGATGAAGCCACGCCCTCCCAGTTTCCAAACGCTCAggttgtgggcggagcttcgtATACAAAGCACAGTCATTTACATGCTATGATTTCACTACTGAGACCTGAAGATACCGTTAAACTG GCTGTTCGTTTGGAGTCCGTGAGTCCCATCAGAGTGAGATATTTGCTCATCGTTTCAACTGTCAGCCACAAACAGGAGAGTCTTCTTCTCGGTATGGACTTCCCAAGTATCAACAG tgattACTGCACTATTGGCCTGGTTTTGCCCATATGGAGTGATACTCAGGTGTATCTGGATGGAGACGG AGGCTTCAGCGTGACGTCTGCAGAATGCACCAGGATATTTAAGCCTGTGTCTATTCCAACAATGTG gtctgtgctCCAGGCTCTACACGGCTGTTGTGAGCGGGCGGTGCAGGGTGCCGTGATCCCGGGCTGTGGGTTGGACTGGGCTCAGCACTACAAACAGCACGTGGAGTCGGACCATCAGTGTGTGAACGAGTGGAAGGCCATGATGGGGCTGGAGTCTGTGCGTAAGAACAATAAAGGCcacagcacagagagagagggagtggagagagagattaaagtcCAGCTCAGAGACATCATGAGGACCGTGGACCTGGAGAACATCACCTCCAAACAG gtccgATCTGCTCTGGAGGCCAGGATCGGTTTGGACATGAAGAACTATAAAGAGTACATTGACAATGAGATGATGGTCACTATGGCTCAGATGGACAAACCTTCTAAAATCTTAGACTATCTTTACCTG GGCTCTGAATGGAACGCAGCCAACTTTGAAGAACTTCAGAAAAACAA TGTGGGTTACATCCTAAACGTCACCATGGAGATCGATAACTTTTTCCCTGAAGCTTTCACCTACATGAATATCCGAGTGTACGACGTGGAGTCCACGGATCTTCTCTCGTACTGGAACAACACCTACAGGTTTATCAACGAAGCCAG GAAATGTGGGCAGTCGGTATTGGTTCACTGTAAGATGGGCGTGTCTCGCTCCGCCTCCACAGTCATTGCGTTTCTGATGAAGCAGCAGGGTTGGACGTTAGAGGAGGCACTTAACCACGTGAGAGAGCGCAGACCCATCGTTCACCCCAACGACGGCTTCTTCAGACAGCTGCACACCTACAGCGGCATCCTCAGTgccag TAAACAGAGGCACAGCGCCCTCTGGAAGCGCAAGTCTAGATCGGACACGCTGAATAATCCGCCTCAGGAGCAAGAACAGAAGGTGGAGACGGAGCGACAGCAGGGTGAGGATgagcaggaagaagaggaggaggaggaggaggaagaacagagTCCAGAGGAGGACGAGAGCTCGGAGACGGACGAGGACGAGGAGAGAGAT gTGTTTGTTGATTCAGCGTCAATGtatgaagcagcagcagcaacaactcCGACGAcgacaacaaccacaacaacaacaaaccctGTTATTACTGTCCAGGACAGTGACAAG GTGACCCCGAGTCCGAGCAGAAGTGGAAGAATGGATCTGTTTTCTCTCATGCAGTCCATCCAGCTGGACGATGAGGAGCGACTGAGCGATCTAGAA AACGCAGCGGCTCAGAGGAAATCTCCGGCTCAGAGGAGACGCAGCAGTCACAAACGACGAGCTCTGACTCACCAGAGAGCTCACGTGGACGTTTCTCCTGAGCCAAgcagccaatcacagagcaggaaACAGGAAAATCCGAGGCTCGGCGCCGGCGAGGAACAATGA
- the si:ch211-203d1.3 gene encoding protein phosphatase Slingshot homolog 3 isoform X2, which yields MWCVSVDEPIARRGRLQKRESFAFVRGAVLLLEDGEREGPHDEATPSQFPNAQVVGGASYTKHSHLHAMISLLRPEDTVKLAVRLESVSPIRVRYLLIVSTVSHKQESLLLGMDFPSINSDYCTIGLVLPIWSDTQVYLDGDGGFSVTSAECTRIFKPVSIPTMWSVLQALHGCCERAVQGAVIPGCGLDWAQHYKQHVESDHQCVNEWKAMMGLESVRKNNKGHSTEREGVEREIKVQLRDIMRTVDLENITSKQVRSALEARIGLDMKNYKEYIDNEMMVTMAQMDKPSKILDYLYLGSEWNAANFEELQKNNVGYILNVTMEIDNFFPEAFTYMNIRVYDVESTDLLSYWNNTYRFINEARKCGQSVLVHCKMGVSRSASTVIAFLMKQQGWTLEEALNHVRERRPIVHPNDGFFRQLHTYSGILSASKQRHSALWKRKSRSDTLNNPPQEQEQKVETERQQGEDEQEEEEEEEEEEQSPEEDESSETDEDEERDVFVDSASMYEAAAATTPTTTTTTTTTNPVITVQDSDKVTPSPSRSGRMDLFSLMQSIQLDDEERLSDLENAAAQRKSPAQRRRSSHKRRALTHQRAHVDVSPEPSSQSQSRKQENPRLGAGEEQ from the exons ATGTGGTGCGTCTCTGTG gatgAACCCATTGCAAGAAGAGGGAGACTTCAGAAGAG GGAGAGTTTCGCCTTCGTCAGAGGTGCGGTGCTTTTACTAGAGgacggagagagggaggggCCACACGATGAAGCCACGCCCTCCCAGTTTCCAAACGCTCAggttgtgggcggagcttcgtATACAAAGCACAGTCATTTACATGCTATGATTTCACTACTGAGACCTGAAGATACCGTTAAACTG GCTGTTCGTTTGGAGTCCGTGAGTCCCATCAGAGTGAGATATTTGCTCATCGTTTCAACTGTCAGCCACAAACAGGAGAGTCTTCTTCTCGGTATGGACTTCCCAAGTATCAACAG tgattACTGCACTATTGGCCTGGTTTTGCCCATATGGAGTGATACTCAGGTGTATCTGGATGGAGACGG AGGCTTCAGCGTGACGTCTGCAGAATGCACCAGGATATTTAAGCCTGTGTCTATTCCAACAATGTG gtctgtgctCCAGGCTCTACACGGCTGTTGTGAGCGGGCGGTGCAGGGTGCCGTGATCCCGGGCTGTGGGTTGGACTGGGCTCAGCACTACAAACAGCACGTGGAGTCGGACCATCAGTGTGTGAACGAGTGGAAGGCCATGATGGGGCTGGAGTCTGTGCGTAAGAACAATAAAGGCcacagcacagagagagagggagtggagagagagattaaagtcCAGCTCAGAGACATCATGAGGACCGTGGACCTGGAGAACATCACCTCCAAACAG gtccgATCTGCTCTGGAGGCCAGGATCGGTTTGGACATGAAGAACTATAAAGAGTACATTGACAATGAGATGATGGTCACTATGGCTCAGATGGACAAACCTTCTAAAATCTTAGACTATCTTTACCTG GGCTCTGAATGGAACGCAGCCAACTTTGAAGAACTTCAGAAAAACAA TGTGGGTTACATCCTAAACGTCACCATGGAGATCGATAACTTTTTCCCTGAAGCTTTCACCTACATGAATATCCGAGTGTACGACGTGGAGTCCACGGATCTTCTCTCGTACTGGAACAACACCTACAGGTTTATCAACGAAGCCAG GAAATGTGGGCAGTCGGTATTGGTTCACTGTAAGATGGGCGTGTCTCGCTCCGCCTCCACAGTCATTGCGTTTCTGATGAAGCAGCAGGGTTGGACGTTAGAGGAGGCACTTAACCACGTGAGAGAGCGCAGACCCATCGTTCACCCCAACGACGGCTTCTTCAGACAGCTGCACACCTACAGCGGCATCCTCAGTgccag TAAACAGAGGCACAGCGCCCTCTGGAAGCGCAAGTCTAGATCGGACACGCTGAATAATCCGCCTCAGGAGCAAGAACAGAAGGTGGAGACGGAGCGACAGCAGGGTGAGGATgagcaggaagaagaggaggaggaggaggaggaagaacagagTCCAGAGGAGGACGAGAGCTCGGAGACGGACGAGGACGAGGAGAGAGAT gTGTTTGTTGATTCAGCGTCAATGtatgaagcagcagcagcaacaactcCGACGAcgacaacaaccacaacaacaacaaaccctGTTATTACTGTCCAGGACAGTGACAAG GTGACCCCGAGTCCGAGCAGAAGTGGAAGAATGGATCTGTTTTCTCTCATGCAGTCCATCCAGCTGGACGATGAGGAGCGACTGAGCGATCTAGAA AACGCAGCGGCTCAGAGGAAATCTCCGGCTCAGAGGAGACGCAGCAGTCACAAACGACGAGCTCTGACTCACCAGAGAGCTCACGTGGACGTTTCTCCTGAGCCAAgcagccaatcacagagcaggaaACAGGAAAATCCGAGGCTCGGCGCCGGCGAGGAACAATGA
- the mrpl18 gene encoding 39S ribosomal protein L18, mitochondrial, whose amino-acid sequence MAAVRGFYRSVRLLLGQKHTETRSWNITVRSWSGAAADPAPEINHNEDVNQTFVNRNPRNLEQMAIAVKDRGWSTVWPKREYYHRLVLKRSQHHVSAAVFCRDSDVPVLTCSTQEWALKKQLSSTHSVAACRAVGDVLAQRCCEAGITRLFYREVPWTFRSDAVQTFWAAMREGGVLLSEPRRKFT is encoded by the exons ATGGCGGCTGTTCGAGGGTTTTATCGGTCTGTCCGTCTGCTGCTGGGACAAAAACACACCGAGACACGGAGCTGGAAcatcacag TGAGGAGTTGGAGTGGAGCTGCAGCTGATCCTGCGCCAGAGATCAATCACAACGAAGACGTTAATCAGACGTTTGTGAACCGAAACCCGAGAAATCTGGAGCAGATGGCCATCGCTGTAAAGGACAGAGGCTGGAGCACCGTCTGGCCTAAGAGAGAATACTACCACag GTTGGTGTTGAAGCGCTCGCAGCATCACGTGTCAGCCGCGGTGTTTTGCAGAGACTCGGACGTCCCCGTGCTCACGTGCTCCACACAGGAGTGGGCGCTGAAGAAGCAGCTGAGCTCCACTCACTCTGTGGCTGCGTGTCGCGCCGTGGGAGACGTTCTGGCTCAGCGATGCTGCGAGGCCGGAATCACACGACTCTTTTACAGAGAGGTTCCCTGGACCTTCCGCTCCGACGCC gTCCAGACGTTTTGGGCGGCTATGAGAGAAGGCGGCGTCCTGCTCAGCGAACCCAGACGGAAATTtacttaa